Genomic DNA from Sphingobium sp. V4:
GGCCATGCCTCGCTCACCCTGCGCGGCGTGGCGCGCGGGTTGACCTTGGTGACGGCACATCTCAATGCCGGGGAGCCGCTCAAGCTGGACTGGGCAGCGCTGGCGCGGCCGGGCGGGACGCTCGGCATCTATATGGGCCGGGCGGCGGCGGGCGAGATCAGCCGGTCGCTGATCGCCGCCGGGCGCGATCCCGAAACGCCGGTGATGGTGGCGGTCAATGTCTCGCTGCCCAGCGAGCGGCTGATCCGGGGGAAGCTCTCTGCGCTCGCCTTCCTGGTGGCGACGATCAGTGACGAAGACCCGACCCTGCTGCTGATTGGGGAGGCGGTGGCGGGCACGCACTGCCCGACGGACGTGGCAGCGAGCGTGGCGTTGCCGGCTTAGCGCCGACTTCAAGTCCGTTTCGCCCTGTCGGCGCAGGCTCAGCCCGAATGGAGTCAGGAGGAAAGGCTAGCCAGATCCTCCGGCCGGTTGATGTTGGGCAGGACCAGTCCCGGCATCTCCACCACCCGCACATGGATGCGGTCCAGCCACCCGGCGATGGAGCGGTTATTCTCCTCGCCCAGATGGGCGTCCAGTTCGAACGCCAGCGAGGTGGGCCACCAGCCGAGCAGTTGCTGGCCTTGCAGGATCGCGGCGCCGTCGCCGATCAGCGCGGCGGGGAGGTCGGCGGGATAATAGGGCATGTCGCAGCCGGTGGTCAGCACGCCGACGAAACCGTGGCTGAGCGCATGGTGCAGCGCCGCGTTGAGGCCGCCCAATGGTCCCATGTCGGAATGCGGCCGGTCGGCCAGCCCGGCGCCTTCGGTGTCGGGGCGACCGCAGATCACCACCTCCGCCACATGGGGCGCCAGCCCCGCCACGGCATGGTCGAGCAGCCTTTTTCCGTCGAGCAGGGCCAGCGCCTTGTCGCTGCCGAAACGGCTGGAGTGTCCACCGGCCAGCACGGCGCCCAATATCGGTCCGTTGCGCATATCCGCCTCCGTGATAGTCGCCCTCTATAAAGACGGGACTGGCTGCACTATAGCAGATATATGCAGACCCGCCTCGTCGAATATTTCCTGGCGCTGGAGCGCGAAGGCCATTTCGCGCGGGCGGCGGCCCAATGCCATGTGTCGCAACCGACCCTGTCGGCCGGCATCGCCACGCTGGAGGCGCAACTGGGCAAGCGGCTGATCCGCCGGGACCGCAAATATGCCGGGCTGACGGCGGAGGGAGAGGCGATCCTGCCCTGGGCGCGGCAACTGGTGGCGGCGGCGGAGGCGCTGGGGCAGGCCGCGGAAACGGCGCGCGGGCCGTTGAAGGGCGAACTGCGACTGGGCGCGATCCCGGCCGCCATGCCCGCGATCGGCTGCCTCGCCGCAGCGATGCTGGCGCGGCATCCGGGGCTGAATATTTCGGTGCGGGCGCTGACATCCCGGCAGATCGAGCGCGAACTGGCGGCGTTCGAGCTGGACGCGGGGTTGACCTATCTCGATTTCGAGCCGCCCGCCCATGCCCTCTCCGTCCCGCTCTATGTCGAGCGGACCATGTTGGTGAGCGCGGTGACGGGCGTGCCCATTCCCGACCCGCTCGACTGGGCGGCTCTCGCCACGCTGCCGCTCTGCCTGCTGCATCAGGGGATGCAGAACAGGCGGATTCTCGACGCACGGCTGGCCGAGCGTGGGCTGGCGCTGCGACCCCTGGTGACGGCGGACAGCTATGTCGCGCTGCTCGGGCTGGTGCAGCAGGGGCGGCTCTGCTCGATCATTCCGGACAGTCATGCGACACTGCTGGAGGGGCTGGCCTGGGCGCGCACGCGCCCCTTGCCGGATATGGGGGAGGGCAGCCGGGTCGGCGTGATCGTGTCGGACAGCGCGCCGATGGGACCGCTGGCGCAGGCGGTGCTGGGAGTCGCGCGCGAACTGCGCCTGCCGCCGGGATTTCGGGTCGGTTGATAGGATTCTTCTATCAGCCATGGCAGGCTTCGATTTGACCCCTCGGCCGCGCGGGCGCAGGATCGCGGCCAAAATCGGGCCAGGACAGCAGGCCAGGGATGCAGGATATGATGGAAGATTTTGTCACGGAGTGGACCGCGCGCCATGGCGCGACGCGCGATCGGCTGTTGCCGCTGCTTCATGCAGTGCAGGCGGAGGCGGGGCATATCGACGATGCGCTGGTCCCGGCGATTGCGAAGGCACTGAACCTCAGCCGCGCGGACGTCCATGGCGTCGTCACCTTCTATCATGATTTCCGCCGCGCGGCGCCCGGCCGCCATGTGGTGAAGCTGTGCCGCGCGGAAAGCTGCCAGGCGCGCGGCGGCGCGGCGATCGAACGGACGGCGGCGCAGCGTCTGGGCGTGGCGATGGGCGAGACGCGCGGCGACGGGCAGGTGGCCCTGGAGCCGGTCTATTGCCTGGGCCTGTGCGCCATCGGCCCCAATGCGCTGGTCGACGGCCGACCGGTGGCGCGAATCGACGCCGCCGCGCTGGAGCGGATCGCGCTGGAGGTGGCGGCATGAGGGTGTTCGTGAGTCGCGACATGGCCTCCGTCGCGCTCGGCGCGGACGATGTGGCACGCGCCTTCGTCGACGCCGGCTGCAATGTGGTGCGGACCGGGTCGCGCGGGCTGTTCAGCATCGAGCCGCTGGTCGAGGTGGAGACGGACGAAGGCCGCATCGGCTTCGGTCCCGTCGGGCCGGGGGATGTGGCGGCGATACTGGATGGCACGCACGCGGCGCGGCTGGGCCGGGTGGAAGCGCTGCCCTTCTTCGCCTCGCAGCAGCGTTTCACCTTCGCCCGCTGCGGCATCACCGATCCGCTGAGCCTTGCCGACTATGCCGCGCATGGCGGCTGGCAGGGGTTGGCCGCGGCGCGGGCGCAGTCGCCACAGGCCGTGATCGACGCCGTCAAGGCGTCGGGCCTGCGCGGGCGTGGCGGCGCGGGCTTCCCCACCGGCATCAAGTGGCAGACGGTGTTGGATGCGCCCGGCGCCGAGAAATATATTGTCTGCAACGCCGATGAGGGCGACAGCGGCACCTTCGCCGACCGGATGCTGATGGAAGGCGATCCATTCTGCCTGATCGAGGGCATGGCGATCGCAGCCCATGCGGTGGGTGCGGGCCATGGCTATATCTATATCCGCTCCGAATATCCCTATTGCATCACGACCATGCGCGCGGCGATCGACGCGTCGGCGCATCTGGTCGCGCCCTTCGTGCTGGAGGTGCGCGAGGGTGCGGGCGCCTATGTCTGCGGCGAGGAAACGGCGCTGCTCGACAGCATCGAGGGCAAGCGAGGCCAGGTACGCGCCAAGCCGCCCCTGCCGGCGCTGCAAGGTCTGTTCGGCCAGCCGACCGTCATCAACAATGTGCTGAGCCTGGCGGCCGTGCCGTTCGTCCTGGCCCAAGGAGCAGACGCCTATGCGGCGGTCGGTTTCGGCAAGTCGCGCGGCACCATGCCGGTGCAGCTGGCGGGCAATGTGAAGCATGGCGGCCTCTACGAGATCGGCTTCGGCATCACCCTTGGCGAGCTGGTGAACGACATCGGCGGCGGCACGGCGAGCGGTCGCCCGGTGCGCGCGGTCCAGGTGGGCGGGCCGCTGGGCGCCTATTTCCCGCCGTCCATGTTCCATCTGCCCTTCGATTATGAAGCGTTTACGGCTGCGGGTGGCCTCATCGGCCATGCCGGGATCACCCTGTTCGACGACAGCGTGGACATGGCGCATATGGCGCGCTTTGCGATGGAGTTCTGCGCGGTGGAAAGCTGCGGCAAATGCACCCCCTGCCGCATCGGATCGACCCGCGGGGTGGAGATCATGGACCGGATCATCGGTGCGCGCGATGCCGCACCGTCAGGCGCGGGTGGAGCGGTCGGCGGCTATCTCGACAAGGCGCTCTATTCCCGTTCCCCCGCTCGTATCGACACCTCGCTCGACGCGCAGACCGCCCTTCTGCGCGACCTGGCCGACACGATGAAATATGGCTCGCTCTGCGCGCTGGGCGGTTTCACGCCCTATCCGGTGCTGAGTGCGCTCGACCATTTCCCCGAGGATTTCGGCGCTTCTGCGCCTTTGAAGGAGGCCGCGGAATGAGCTTTTCCCGCGAAACCGACCATGGCACCCCACCGGCGCTCGCCACCGGCAACAGCGTCACCCTGACCATCGACGGCCAGAGCGTCACCCTGCCCGAAGGCACCAGCATCATGCGCGCCGCCTCGCTGCTGGGCGGCTCCATCCCGAAACTCTGCGCGACCGACAGCGTCGAAAGTTTCGGCTCCTGCCGCCTCTGCCTGGTCGAGGTGGAGGGGCGCAATGGCTATCCCGCCTCCTGCACCACGCCGGTCGCGCAGGGCATGGTGGTCCGCACCCAGAGCGATCGCATCAAGCAGCTGCGGCGCGGGGTGATGGAACTCTATATCTCCGACCATCCGCTCGACTGCCTGACCTGCGCCGCCAATGGCGACTGCGAATTGCAGGAACAGGCCGGCGCGGTCGGGTTGCGCGACGTGCGCTACGGCTATGACGGCGCGACCAACATGGGGCAGGCGAAGGACCAGTCGAACCCCTATTTCGATTTCGATCCCAGCAAGTGCATCGTCTGTTCGCGCTGCGTGCGGGCTTGCGAGGAGGTGCAGGGGACGTTCGCCCTCACCATCGAGAACAAGGGATTCGAATCCAAAGTCGCCGCTTCGCAAGGCGAGGATTTTCTCGGCTCCGAATGCGTGTCCTGCGGCGCCTGCGTTCAGGCCTGCCCGACCGCCAGCCTGATCGAGAAGGCGGTGGTGGAGGTCGGCACGCCCGACCGCGCCGTCGTCACCACCTGCGCCTATTGCGGCGTCGGCTGCACCTTCCGCGCGGAAATGCGGGGCGAGGAACTGGTGCGGATGGTGCCGTGGAAGGAAGGCAAGGCCAATCGCGGCCATAGCTGCGTCAAGGGCCGCTTCGCCTGGGGCTATGCCCAGCATCAGGACCGTATCCTCAACCCCATGATCCGCGCATCGGTGGACGAGCCGTGGCGCGAAGTGTCGTGGGAGGAGGCGATCGCCCATACCGCGTCGGAGTTCCGCCGCATCCAGGCGCAATATGGAACGCGCAGCATCGGCGGCATCACGTCCAGCCGCTGCACCAACGAGGAAACCTTCCTCGTCCAGAAGCTGATCCGCCAGGGGTTCGGCAACAACAATGTCGATACCTGCGCCCGCGTCTGCCACTCGCCGACCGGCTACGGCCTCAAGACTACCTTCGGCACGTCGGCGGGGACGCAGGATTTCGACAGCGTGATGCAGTCGGACGTGATCCTGGTGATCGGCGCCAATCCCACGGACGGGCACCCGGTATTCGCGTCGCGCATGAAGAAGCGCCTCCGTCAGGGCGCGAAGCTGATCGTCGTCGATCCGCGCCGCACCGATCTGGTCAAGTCGCCCCATATCGAGGCGGAGCATCACCTGCCCCTGCGCCCGGGCACCAATGTCGCCATGCTGACGGCGATGGCGCATGTGATCGTCACCGAGAAACTCTATGACGAGGCGTTCATCCGCGCACGCTGCGACTGGGACGAGTTCGTGGACTGGGCGGACTTCGTGTCGCAACCCGCCCGCTCTCCCGAAGCGATCGAGCCGCTGACCGGGGTGAAGGCCGACGCGGTGCGCGCCGCCGCGCGGCTCTACGCGACCGGGGGGAACGGGGCGATCTATTATGGCCTTGGCGTCACCGAACATAGCCAGGGCAGCTCGACCGTCATGGCGATCGCCAATCTCGCCATGGCCACCGGCAATATCGGGCGCGAGGGCGTGGGCGTGAACCCGCTGCGGGGCCAGAATAATGTGCAGGGCGCCTGCGACATGGGCAGCTTCCCGCATGAATATAGCGGCTATCGCCATGTGTCGGACGATGCCACCCGCAAGCTGTTCGAAACCGCCTGGGGCGTTGCCCTCGACAGCGAGCCGGGCCTTCGCATCCCCAACATGCTCGACGCGGCGACCGACGGGACGTTCAAGGGGCTGTTCATCCAGGGCGAGGACATCCTCCAGTCCGACCCCAACACCCATCATGTCGCGGCGGGCCTCGCGGCGATGGAATGCGTGGTGGTCCAGGACCTGTTCCTCAACGAAACCGCCAATTACGCGCATGTCTTCCTGCCCGGATCGACCTTCCTCGAAAAGGACGGCACCTTCACCAACGCCGAACGCCGCATCCAGCGCGTGCGCAAGGTGATGGCGCCACTCAATGGCCCAAATGGCCAGGGCTATGCCGACTGGGAGATCGTGCAATTGGTCGCGAACGCCATGGGCCTCGACTGGACCTACGATCATCCTTCGCAGATCATGGACGAGATCGCCGCGCTCACCCCGACCTTCGCCGGCGTCCATTATGACCGGCTGGACGCGGAACGATCGCTGCAATGGCCCGCCAATGATGCCGCGCCCGACGGCACCCCGACCATGCACATCGACGGCTTCGTGCGGGGAAGGGGCAAGTTCGTCGTGACCGACTATGTGCCCACGGATGAAAAGACCGGGCCGCGCTTCCCGCTGCTGCTGACCACCGGGCGCATCCTCAGCCATTATAATGTCGGCGCGCAGACCCGGCGCACCGCCAATACCGCCTGGCACCCGGAGGACCGGCTGGAAATCCATCCCAGCGACGCCGACAATCGCGGTCTCAAGGATGGCGACTGGGTGACGTTGCGCAGCCGGGCGGGGGAAACGACGCTGCGCGCGATCCTCACCGAACGGGTCGCGCCCGGCGTGGTCTACACCACCTTCCACCATCCCGAAACGCAGGCCAACGTCATCACCACCGACTATTCGGACTGGGCCACCAACTGCCCGGAATATAAGGTGACGGCGGTGCAGGTGTCGGCGTCCAACGGGCCGAGCGACTGGCAGCGCGACTATGCCGAGCAGGCCCGCCACAGCCGCCGCATTGCGCCGCTGGAAGCAGCCGAATAGGATCGCGGGGATGAGCGACGAAAATGATGTCATGTCGACCGGCGACCGGCTGATCTACATGGCCAACCAGATTGCCCGCAACCTGGCGGCGCAGGGCGAGGCGGAAGCGGTCGCGGCGACGGCGGACCATATCGCCAGCTTCTGGGACCCGCACATGCGCGCGCGCATCGGGCTGCTCGCGGCGGAGAAGCCCGATGCGCTGTCGCCGATCGCGGCCGCGGCCGTCCGCCGGATCGCCCGTTGACCGATCTGCTGGAGCAGGAAACGGCGCTTGTCCGCCTGTCCTTCGATCGGCTGACGCCCGATGGCGCGACGCAGGCGGTCGAGCGCGCGCTGGCGGAAGAAGTGCCGGTCGCGATCGAATTCAACGGCATTGGCTATGCCGTGCTGATGGCGACGCCGCAACATCTGGACGATCTGGTGCTGGGCTTTGCGCTGGCCGAACGGCTGATCGGGCGGGAGGATGCGCCGTTCGATGTCGACGTGCATCGCACCGCGCAGGGCATCATCGCCCGCGCCACGCTGCCGCCCGAACGCACCGGCGCGCTGCTGGACCGGGTGCGCCACCGGGCGACCGACAGCGCCTGCGGCCTGTGCGGGATCGAGAATCTTGAGCAGGCGATCCGGCCGCTGCCGCGCGTGAGCGCGGCGACGCGAGCGGATCGCGCGGCGATTTTCCGCGCGCTGGCGGCGCTGGGCGATCATCAGCCGTTGAACGCCGCCACCGGCGCGGCCCATGCCGCTGCCTGGGTCGGGGCGGACGGGACGATCCGGCTGGTGCGGGAGGATGTCGGCCGGCACAATGCGTTCGACAAGCTGGTCGGCGCGATGATGCGCGCCGGCGCGGGCTGGGACGGCGGCTTCGCGCTGCTGTCCTCGCGCTGCTCCTATGAACTGGTGGAAAAGGCGGCGTTGGCCGATTGTCCGCTGCTCGTCACCATTTCCGCGCCGACGCGGCTGGCGGCCGATCGGGCGGCGGAAGCGGGTCTGCCGCTGGTGGTGCTGGCCCGGTCCGATGCCCTGCTGGCGCGGGAGCCGGGGTGAAGGGCTGAAAGCCAGGCAAATATTCGTCATTCCCGCCTTCGCGGGAATGACGGTAATGGTACGGGTCTAGCGAAACACCCATTGCCGGTTGAGCAGGAAGACGATCCCCGGCGTCACGAAGATCATGGGGGGGATGGGCGACCATGCGGGCCAGCCCATATGGGTGACGCACAGCCAGACCCAGAGCGCGTTGAGCGCATAGCTGACCAGCGAGACGGCGACGAACCGCGCCCCGCGCGCGGCGTGGCCGTCATCGGCCTGGCCATGGCCGCGAAAGGTGATGGCGCTGTGCGAGACATAGCCGATGCAGACCGCCGCGCCATAGCCGATCAGGTTGGCGATCTGGACATGCAGCCCCGCAAGCGCGGCGAGGCACCAGTAGATGCCGGCCTGGCAGGCGGTGACGAACAGGCCGGTCAGGCCATAGCGGACGATCTGCCAGAACAGCGCCCGATGTTCGGGCGACAGCCGCTGCGCGAATTTCATGATGGTCCCCGTTGCGCTTTGACGCGCAGCCTCTAATCCACGCGCATGACCTTGCATAGCGGTGAAACCCTGCGCGCGCGCGCCTGCCGGCTGGCGGCGCTCCTGTCCGTCCATGGCGCGCGCCACTGGAAATGGCTGACCTTCCTGCTGTGGATCATCGTCGCCGTCACCTTCGTGGCGACGCGCTGGCCGGCGGTCCACTGGCTGGTGCTCAGCGATACCGACGACAATATCCGCTATGTCCAGGTGAAGGACTGGCTCGCGGGGCAGGGCTGGTACGACCTGCGCCAGTATCGGCTCGATCCGCCGGGCGGGGCCGACATCCACTGGTCGCGCATCGTCGACATCCCGCTGGCCGGGCTGATCCTCTTCTTCCGCGCCTTCGTCGACCAGGGGCTGGCTGATCGCCTCGCCTGCGCCATCGCGCCGCTGCTGCCGCTGCTGCTGCTGATGCTCAGCCTGGGCTTCATCGGGCGGCGGCTGGCCGGTCCCAATGGCTGGGCGCTTGCCGTCCTGGCGCCGCTCGCCGCGCAGATGGGCCTGGGCATGTATGCGCCGATGCGGATCGACCATCATGGCTGGCAACTGGCGCTGGCGCTGACCATGCTGGCGGGCGTGATCGACGCCAACCGGCTGCGCGGCGGGGTGATGGCCGGGGTCAGCAGCGCGCTGTCGATCGCGATCGGCATGGAAATGATCGTCTATCTGGCGGCGGGCGGCGGCCTCATCGCGCTGCGCTGGGTGTTCCGGCCGGGCGCGGAGCGGCGGATGCTGCCCTATGCGCTGAGCCTGGCGGGCGCGACCTCGCTCTTCTACCTGCTCTTCGCCAGCTACGCCAACCGGGCGATGGTCTGCGACGCGCTGTCGCCCGTCTGGGTGGCGGTGTTCGGCGCGGCGGGCGCGGGGATGGTGATCCTGTCGCTGGCGCCCCTGCGTGGCTGGCCGGTGCGGCTGGCCGCGGGCGCGGTCGTGGGCGGGGCGGTGGCGCTGTTCTTCTGGATGAACTGGCCGCAATGCCTGCGCCCCTATCAGATTTCGCCCGAACTGGAGCGGCTGTGGCTCGCCAATATCCGGGAAGCCAAGCCGATCACCGCGCAGGCGCAAAGCCTGGTCGTGCCGCTGCTGGCGATCCCGGCGGCGGGCCTTGTCGGCCTGCTCTGGGCGCTGTGGGATTCGCGGCGCGACGCGGAACGGCTTTGGGCCTGGGCGACGGTGGGGCTGATGATGCTCTTTTCGACCGCCTTGCTCTTCTGGCAGCTGCGCGCCGGGCCGGCGGCGCAGTTGCTGGCGATCCCGCCCGCCGCGTGGGCCGCGCACCGGCTGGTCGCGGCGGTGCTGACGGGCAGCCGCAGGGCGCGGATCGCGGCGGGCACGGGCGTGGCGCTGCTGGGCCTGATCGCCTTCGCCTATCCGCTCTATCCGCAGGCTGTGACGCTCTGGCAGGAGGCGACGGGCAGCAAGCCCCGGCCATGGCGGCCCTCCGCCATCGCGCGGAACGACGCGATCAAGAAGGCCAATGGCCGTTGCCGCACCCTGCCGGCGCTGGAACAACTGGACCAGCTGCCTGCCGCGACCATCTTCACCATGGTGGACCTCGGCCCGCGCATCCTGGCGACCACGCATCACAGCGCGCTGGCCGGTCCCTATCATCGCAACGGCGCGACGATCCTCGACATCCACCATGCCTTCGACGGTCCGGCGAGCGGCTTCCGCGCGATCGCCGCGAAGCATCATGCCACCTATCTGCTGGTCTGCCCCAATTTTCCCGAAGGCACCATTTATCAGGCGCGCAGCCCGCGCGGCTTCTATGCTGACCTGATGCGCGGCGAGCGGCCCGACTGGCTGGTCCCGGTGGCGCTCAAGACCGGCATGACCATGCCCTATCAAGTCTACCGGATACTCTATTCACCGTCGGGCGAGAAAGAAGGCCCGCAGCAGCGCTGAGGCCTCGGCCTCGGCGATGCCGCCATAGACATCGGGCCGATGCAGGCATTGCGGCTGGGTGAAGAGGCGCGGCCCCTGCTCGATCGCGCCGCCCTTGGGATCGGCGGCCGCATAATAGAGCCGCGCGATCCGGGCGTGCGATATGGCGCCCGCGCACATCGGGCACGGCTCGAGCGTGACCCAGAGGTCGCAGCCGGTCAGCCGGAAATCGCCGAGCCGCGCCGCTGCCGCGCGCATCGCGACGATTTCGGCATGGGCGCTGGGATCATGGTCGCGCCTGTTGCGATTCTCGCCCTCGCCGATGATCGCGCCGTCCTTCGTCACCACCGCGCCGATCGGCACCTCGCCCGCCGCCTCCGCCGCGCGGGCGAGGTCGAGCGCGCGGCGCATGGGCGCGGGCAGGGGAAAGGGCGGAGCCATCCCCCGCCGTTACAGGATGATGCAATCGGGTGAAAGGATTGGGCGACATTAGGCGCGCACGCGATGCAGAGCCGGCCCGATGCCCCGCTCGGCCACCCAACGGCAATATTATATGGGTGGTCGGGTGGGGGGAGCGGGCCGGTGCCGCACCGCGCCGACGGCGCATCAGACAGCGTTCACGGCTTCTTCACGTCCACCGTGGGCACTTCGACCGTTTCGTTGCGCGTGCCGACCTCGACCTTGGCCACGCTCGCTTCATATTTGGGCAGCGCGCCTTCCTTGACCGCGATTTCGGGCAGGCGGCCCTCCTGCGTCTTTTGCAGGTCGATGAAGCCCGTGGCGATGCCGCCGGCCAGCACGAGCAGAATGATGAGCAGCAATCCACCAATGATTCGCATATCCGCCTCCCTTGGGCTAGTTGCCCTTTCAACGCGCTGGACCGCCAAGGGTTGCGATCCAGCCTTGCTGCGGGTTGACGGGGACAGGGAATCCCGTTATCGGCGCGGCTTTCCGAACGAACCCGAATTCAAAGGTTGATTGACTATGTCGCGCATTTGCGAGCTGACCGGCAAGGGTCGCCAGGTGGGTCACAATGTTTCCCACGCCAATAACAAGACCAAGCGTGTGTTCCTGCCCAACCTGCAGAACGTCTCGCTGATCTCCGAAGCGCTGGAAACCAGCGTCAAGCTGCGCGTGTCGACCCATGGTCTGCGCTCGGTCGAGCATAATGGCGGGCTGGACAACTGGCTGCTCAAGACCAGCGACGACAAGCTGTCGCTGAAGGCGCGTCGCCTGAAGCGCGACATCGCCAAGAAGAAGGCCGCCGTCGCGGCCTGATTCGTTTCGATTCGTTTCGGCATAAGGAGCGGCCCCTCACCGGGCCGCTTTTTTGCGTTCAGAATGGGGCCGGGTCAGTCCAACCCGAATTTCAGCAGCAGCGTGCGCTGGAAAAATTCGTGATTGTCGTCGGAAATAACCCAGAGGACCGGCCGGCCGGCCTCGCGGGTCAAGGCCATGCCTTCGAAATTGTCGGCTAGCAGCGGCGGCGCGAGGCGGGCGAGGGTGCGCGCCTTGAGCAGCGCGCCCGGTTCCATCCGCTCGGGCAGGTCGACGATCGCGATCGTCGCGGTGAACAATTCCTGCAAGGTCAGCCGGCGGTTCAGCACCAGCAGGTGCCGCGCATCCAGCGCCACCACGTCGGTCGGGCGATAGCCCTGCGGCGGCGCATAGCGCAGATGAATGGGGTCGGCCGTGCCATGGTCGGCCGGATCGCCGGGGAAGAGCAGCACCTCGTGCCGCCCGTCCGGCGTCATCCCCATCTCCCCGATCGCCAGGAAGCGGCCGTCCGGCAGGCGGGAGAGCGATTCGATCGACCCGGTCTTGGGCCAAGCGACCAACTCGGGCCAGGTCCGGCATCCCTCGACGCGGGCGAAGCCGGGGGAATAGCGGCAGATGGCCTGCTCCAGTTCGAAGCCGACCCAGTAGCGGTCGCTGGCAGGGTCATGAGTGATCGATTCGGCATCCCATGCCCACCAGGGGCGGTGTCGGTCCTGGGCGCGTACCGGCAGCGGGGCGATGAAGGGCCGTCGCCGTGGCGGGCCGGCCCCGACATGGAATCCCATCAGCACACCGGAATCGCTCAGGCCCAGCAGGTCGCCCGTCGGCGACGCCAGCAGCGCGGAAATGCCGCCGAAGCCCGGATTGGCGCTGCGCAGCTCCCAGCCGCCCAGATAGCGGAGATCCCCGGCCCGCCGCGCCGCCGGATCGCCGGCATTCAGCGCGAGCGGGCGCGCCGTGACCAGCAGCGCGCCGGGGTGCACGCCTTCCGGTTTGCCGGGGGGAGGGGCTGGCAGCAGCAGGATGGCGAGCGCCAGCACGATCAGGATTCGCGTCATTATCCCGTGCCATAGGCGATTATCCGGCAGGACGCAGCAAAGCAGTGGCAGGCCGTTTGCAGGTGAACGGCGGCTGACGGCGACATTCAGGCGCGGCTCAAGCTGAATCGCCCATAAGGACGTCAATCAATGGCGAATCCCGTTTTCCGGACCCTCGCCCATGATGATGGCTTATGGAAGGAGCAACGCCATGAAGATGAAGTTTCTAGTGAATATGGGAGCCGCTCTGGCGATGGGCGCTGCTTCCCTGGCCGTCACCGCCACGCCGGCCATGGCCCGCGACGGCTATTATCGCGGCTATGAGCGCGGCGATTATTATCGTGGTGATCGCGGCTACCGTGGCGATCGCGGCTATCGCGGCGACTATTATCGCGGCTACCGCGGCGATCGTTATTATCGCAACAATTATTATCGCGGTGACCGCTATCGTGGCGGCTATCGCTGCCGGGACAATGGCACGGGCGGCACCATCATCGGCGCGATCGCCGGTGGCCTGCTCGGCAATGAAGTCGGCAAGGGTTCGGGCCGCTATGGCCGCCGGGGCGATGGCACCACAGGTGCGATCATCGGTGCCGGCGTGGGCGCGCTGGCCGGCCGGGCTATCGACCGCAACTGCTGAGCCGATGCGACGCTGAACAACGGGAAGGGCCGTTCCGCAAGGAGCGGCCCTTTATCGTGCCGCTGTTTCGGGGATGGGCGTGGGCACCATGCGGCGACGATCGG
This window encodes:
- a CDS encoding molybdenum cofactor guanylyltransferase, which produces MRNGPILGAVLAGGHSSRFGSDKALALLDGKRLLDHAVAGLAPHVAEVVICGRPDTEGAGLADRPHSDMGPLGGLNAALHHALSHGFVGVLTTGCDMPYYPADLPAALIGDGAAILQGQQLLGWWPTSLAFELDAHLGEENNRSIAGWLDRIHVRVVEMPGLVLPNINRPEDLASLSS
- a CDS encoding LysR family transcriptional regulator; this translates as MQTRLVEYFLALEREGHFARAAAQCHVSQPTLSAGIATLEAQLGKRLIRRDRKYAGLTAEGEAILPWARQLVAAAEALGQAAETARGPLKGELRLGAIPAAMPAIGCLAAAMLARHPGLNISVRALTSRQIERELAAFELDAGLTYLDFEPPAHALSVPLYVERTMLVSAVTGVPIPDPLDWAALATLPLCLLHQGMQNRRILDARLAERGLALRPLVTADSYVALLGLVQQGRLCSIIPDSHATLLEGLAWARTRPLPDMGEGSRVGVIVSDSAPMGPLAQAVLGVARELRLPPGFRVG
- a CDS encoding NAD(P)H-dependent oxidoreductase subunit E, whose amino-acid sequence is MEDFVTEWTARHGATRDRLLPLLHAVQAEAGHIDDALVPAIAKALNLSRADVHGVVTFYHDFRRAAPGRHVVKLCRAESCQARGGAAIERTAAQRLGVAMGETRGDGQVALEPVYCLGLCAIGPNALVDGRPVARIDAAALERIALEVAA
- a CDS encoding formate dehydrogenase beta subunit; translated protein: MRVFVSRDMASVALGADDVARAFVDAGCNVVRTGSRGLFSIEPLVEVETDEGRIGFGPVGPGDVAAILDGTHAARLGRVEALPFFASQQRFTFARCGITDPLSLADYAAHGGWQGLAAARAQSPQAVIDAVKASGLRGRGGAGFPTGIKWQTVLDAPGAEKYIVCNADEGDSGTFADRMLMEGDPFCLIEGMAIAAHAVGAGHGYIYIRSEYPYCITTMRAAIDASAHLVAPFVLEVREGAGAYVCGEETALLDSIEGKRGQVRAKPPLPALQGLFGQPTVINNVLSLAAVPFVLAQGADAYAAVGFGKSRGTMPVQLAGNVKHGGLYEIGFGITLGELVNDIGGGTASGRPVRAVQVGGPLGAYFPPSMFHLPFDYEAFTAAGGLIGHAGITLFDDSVDMAHMARFAMEFCAVESCGKCTPCRIGSTRGVEIMDRIIGARDAAPSGAGGAVGGYLDKALYSRSPARIDTSLDAQTALLRDLADTMKYGSLCALGGFTPYPVLSALDHFPEDFGASAPLKEAAE
- the fdhF gene encoding formate dehydrogenase subunit alpha, whose product is MSFSRETDHGTPPALATGNSVTLTIDGQSVTLPEGTSIMRAASLLGGSIPKLCATDSVESFGSCRLCLVEVEGRNGYPASCTTPVAQGMVVRTQSDRIKQLRRGVMELYISDHPLDCLTCAANGDCELQEQAGAVGLRDVRYGYDGATNMGQAKDQSNPYFDFDPSKCIVCSRCVRACEEVQGTFALTIENKGFESKVAASQGEDFLGSECVSCGACVQACPTASLIEKAVVEVGTPDRAVVTTCAYCGVGCTFRAEMRGEELVRMVPWKEGKANRGHSCVKGRFAWGYAQHQDRILNPMIRASVDEPWREVSWEEAIAHTASEFRRIQAQYGTRSIGGITSSRCTNEETFLVQKLIRQGFGNNNVDTCARVCHSPTGYGLKTTFGTSAGTQDFDSVMQSDVILVIGANPTDGHPVFASRMKKRLRQGAKLIVVDPRRTDLVKSPHIEAEHHLPLRPGTNVAMLTAMAHVIVTEKLYDEAFIRARCDWDEFVDWADFVSQPARSPEAIEPLTGVKADAVRAAARLYATGGNGAIYYGLGVTEHSQGSSTVMAIANLAMATGNIGREGVGVNPLRGQNNVQGACDMGSFPHEYSGYRHVSDDATRKLFETAWGVALDSEPGLRIPNMLDAATDGTFKGLFIQGEDILQSDPNTHHVAAGLAAMECVVVQDLFLNETANYAHVFLPGSTFLEKDGTFTNAERRIQRVRKVMAPLNGPNGQGYADWEIVQLVANAMGLDWTYDHPSQIMDEIAALTPTFAGVHYDRLDAERSLQWPANDAAPDGTPTMHIDGFVRGRGKFVVTDYVPTDEKTGPRFPLLLTTGRILSHYNVGAQTRRTANTAWHPEDRLEIHPSDADNRGLKDGDWVTLRSRAGETTLRAILTERVAPGVVYTTFHHPETQANVITTDYSDWATNCPEYKVTAVQVSASNGPSDWQRDYAEQARHSRRIAPLEAAE
- a CDS encoding formate dehydrogenase subunit delta codes for the protein MSDENDVMSTGDRLIYMANQIARNLAAQGEAEAVAATADHIASFWDPHMRARIGLLAAEKPDALSPIAAAAVRRIAR